The genomic interval ACCATTCCAGAGTTATAACCTCTCGTTATTACTTTATTATTgaagatattaaaaaaattcttactGTAACCCaattaaatatgttttcaaaaaCTGTATTGGAAGTTATTTTTGATTGCGTAGTAGCTGAGGACATTCTTCAGTGTTTCCTTGTCTTTGTATGCCTGACTTTTTTCAACTTCTCGGTGGTGTTTGTCTGTTATTAGCTTCGCGTTGTTGATGTCGATTTCTGGATCTAGttttttttactgttgttttcaaGTTTTTCTACCATTTCTTCAACAACCAGATTCGTATAGTCAACTATGTCGAATTTGACGTTATCAAATTCTCTTGTTTCTAACTCTCCTCCTTCTTTTGATTTGTGTTCGAGTGTGTATGATtctgttgttgttgtgttgttttcaAGCATTGCTGTGTTGTTTTCAAGCATTATCACATTTTCTTGATATGGTGTTGTTGTGGATGTAATATTTGAGATTGCAGCAGGTGTTGTGTTGTTGCTCTGTCTGTTCCCAATGAGGAAAGAGGCGTCGTTTGTCCCTTGTTACTGTTCAcagtacaaaagaaaaaaaaataggcctGGTagtataatagaaaaaaaaagggcctagacagtataaaagaaatttctgccgtgtggcagtatttttgtaagttttcttatcctttttgagaaaattacactctataccctttttatattgttcttttttttatttttactcttttttttaaagTCTTATCattttttacctctttttttaaacattgtaccaattttacccTGTCACTTTAAGATACTCTCTATGTGACTCCCTTATGTCAGAGTATTTTatgtacaatacatataaaaagaggtatgtttcaattaaatataaaattagaagtaaatttgattaattgattaataaaagtggtatttttcaacttacccaaTGGAGTTTTAAAGTCCAGCCCAGCCCACGGCCCATTTATGATTTGTTCCTGTTAAGATATAGATTGTTCCTTtcataaaaatgaaagaaaaaaagatagaAGAGATAGACAGAAAATGATTTGTACAGTAACACCTTCACCTTCTCCATTGTCGTCCTCTTCCTCTCTCACTCTCATCCACCGCTCCATTCGATGTACTACAGAACGTCGTCGAGATCTGTTCAATCGCATCGCCCCTGTTTACGATAACGTACCCTTTTCaccttcctttttttttttgcttcttcTCGCTTCAAGTTCAAACTACCTAATCTTATTTCCATTTTCATAATTACAGTTAAATGATTTGTTGAGTTTGGGTCAACACCGAATTTGGAAAAGAATGGCTGTTTCCTGGAGTGGGTATGTAACTGTACAAGctcacaattattattattttttaattatcataaattttatgtttaatttaatgTATTGATTTATGGAACAGAGCAAAACTGGGAGATTGTGTTTTAGATTTGTGTTGTGGGAGTGGAGACTTGGCTTTCTTATTGTCTGAGAAAGTTGGGTTCAGTGGCAAGGTTGCTTctttctcttacaacaacagaaTAGTGTCTCTGCtttactaaaatttaatttagactttgttaagattaattattttaattaatttttatgatttgaatttgttaaatataaattaattaacataaaaaTGTAATGTAGGTTCCCTATCCACTCTCTATGGTTAGTGTTATgaattcatattattattattataatgtgAACTGATCATGTTTGATTGTGTCACAATATAATATGAAGGTGACTGGTCTTGATTTTTCAAAGGAACAATTATCAGTTGCTGCATCAAGGCAGCAGTTGGCCTCTAAACCCTGCTACAAGAATATTGAGTGAGCACTGGTAAATCTTGTCATTTGTGGTTGTTCAACACATCAACTCAATATTTGTGGTTCTTCTTCAGTTATATGATAATAAACATTTCATTTCAATATGTTTTACTCAACTTAGTATTTTATATTGTAATTCAATGATCACCAGACATTGGTACTGATAATTATGTTAAGCATTGCTTTGAAGGTGGGTGGAAGGTGATGCCCTTGATTTGCCATTTCCTGATGGTTACTTTGATGCTATTACTATGGGTTATGGTCTTCGAAATGTAGTCGATAAGCGGAAAGCTTTGCAGGAGATGTATAGAGTGCTAAAAGCAGGTAGCTTAAATTTGCTAACCTCCCTCTTTTGAAAGTAggattattttaagtttattgTTTTTTCTGTACTTTTCAGGCTCTAGAATATCTGTTCTTGACTTTAATAAGAGCACCCTACCAGTTACTACCTTCATTCAGGTATTAAAGAAAAGCACAAGCTGTCTATATTGTAAATGACTAGTCACTATGCTTCATCTTGCTGCATAGTTGATTTGATTTTAAATCTGTGCTCTGCCTATCAAATGTCATTAGCAAGACTATTTTGCATCTGTTGCTTACATAAGATCTTGAAAGGTttgaatgtttttctctttgcTAGGAATGGATGATCGATAATGTTGTCGTCCCAGTTGCAACTAGTAATGGGCTTGAAGAGGAGTATAGATATTTGAAAAGTTCAATCAGAGAATTCTTAACAGGTCTTGTTTTCTCTTAGTAGCTTATCATCATGGTTTTCTATTTTGATTAAATTGAGCCTGTGGTCACTATTGGTATTTCTCTTAAAAATTCATTTACTGCTTCATGGACAACACATGTACTGGAATAGTCAAAAATTGGGTTCTTATGTTCAGGTAAGGAATTGGAGAAGCTGGCATTGGAAGTAGGTTTTTCCGAAGGGAGACATTACGAGATTGGCGGAGGCCTTATGGGAGACTTAGTAGCAAAACGTTGAGTTCATGCTTTTCATAGAAGTATGTCATTTCTCAAAATGTGAGACAAgattataaaaaaatgataataaataaatttgtaacaATTCTACTcacattttatttgttatatgcATCTTATTCTTTTGTGTACTGGTTGAAAAATTGAAACTTCTTATTGTTTGTGAACTCACTAGACAATACAACCGTAATGGAGTAACCCAAAATCTTTACAAATTTTACACTTTCACAGTCCATCTACTTCCTCAAATCTATTCAAAAACATGAAATGTGGTTCATCTACGCTCATATATGTACAAATCTATAATTGCCCTTTTTCActtcattttcaaaaaaattcccATCAAAAGATGGTTAGCAAAATCTTTGTACTAGTCTGAAGTGAGAACAGGTTGAAATCTTGGGAATCAGGACTCACCAAAGAGAAGAGTTCTGTCTTTGAGCACATGCCATTATCTCGGATAGAAAGAACTATGAGTAACATCAGCAATAGAGCCATCATCGTCCGCATTGAGAGGGTAAGACGGGTCCTCGTACTTGTCATTGAGTTCCATCGTCTTTTCATCGACGAAAGGTGGAGTGGTGGGAGGAGGAAGATGCT from Cannabis sativa cultivar Pink pepper isolate KNU-18-1 chromosome 4, ASM2916894v1, whole genome shotgun sequence carries:
- the LOC115712800 gene encoding 2-phytyl-1,4-beta-naphthoquinone methyltransferase, chloroplastic; translation: MICTVTPSPSPLSSSSSLTLIHRSIRCTTERRRDLFNRIAPVYDNLNDLLSLGQHRIWKRMAVSWSGAKLGDCVLDLCCGSGDLAFLLSEKVGFSGKVTGLDFSKEQLSVAASRQQLASKPCYKNIEWVEGDALDLPFPDGYFDAITMGYGLRNVVDKRKALQEMYRVLKAGSRISVLDFNKSTLPVTTFIQEWMIDNVVVPVATSNGLEEEYRYLKSSIREFLTGKELEKLALEVGFSEGRHYEIGGGLMGDLVAKR